AGAATTTATGAATACAAATGAAGAAGTTGTTGAAAAAGCGGCGGGGACTGCTCAGCCTCAAGAGGCTACATCAGGACAAGCGACTCCACAAGTAGCACCACCACCGATTCAGCCACAACCTCAAGTACAACCGCAGCAACCAGCGATGAACTATGCCAATATGGGGAATCAAAATATGCCTATGCAAAATCAAGGAATGCCAAATAGAAATATCGAAGTACAACAAGCACAATTTCAACAATTTGATGTTGGTAGTGTAATGCAGCAGAAGGAAAATATCGATTTGATTATGGATGTTCAACTTGAAGTTACAGTTGAGCTTGGACGTACACATCGATCGATAAAGGATATTCTTGAATTTGCCCCAGGAACAATTATAGAGTTGAATAAGCTTTCAGGAGAACCGGTTGATGTTCTTGTAAATGGTAAAATTGTTGCAAAAGGTGAAGTGGTTGTTATTGATGAAAACTTTAGTATCCGTGTGACAGAAATTATGAAGGGAAAAACAATCCTTTAATAAGAATACATGGACGTGAAGGAATTGTCGTCAATTCTTCACAAAAATGTTGGCGAAAACAAAAAATGTATGCTTAATGATAGGATATATGCTATAATGATAAACAAATACTACATTGATAAGGAGCGATAAAATGGCGGGAAAAAATATACTAATTGTTGATGACGCAGCCTTTATGCGAATGATGATCAAAGATATTTTAGGAAAAAATGGATATAATGTTGTTGGAGAAGCTGAAAATGGAGTGAAAGCAGTTGAAAAATTTTCAGAGTTATCTCCAGACTTAGTGATTATGGATATAACTATGCCGGAAATGGATGGGATTGAAGCGGTAAAAGCTATTCGTGGAATCAAAAGTAATGCAGACATAATTATGTGTTCGGCAATGGGACAACAGGCAATGGTAATTGAATCGATTCAAGCGGGAGCAAAAGACTTTATTGTAAAACCATTCCAAGCAGAACGGGTTATTGAAGCTGTATCAAAAGTCATTGGATAGTGCTCTATGACGAATGTAGGTTTACTTGTATTGGGAGAACGTGATTCGTTAGAGATGCTGTTTTTATTGATACTCTTTTTGATTATTATAATAGCGGCTTACTATGTCACGTATGTCATTGCGCGTGTTCAAAAAGGTACTAGGACGAATAAAAATCTTGAGATTATAGAAGTCATTTCCTTAGGGCAGTCGAAATATCTTGAGTTAATTCGGATTGGAACTCAATATGTTGTCGTTAGCGTCACAAAGCAACATATTGAGACTGTTTTGACATTAACAAAAGAAGAATTGGTATTACTCGACGACAATCAAAAGCAGAAAATACTCCCTTTCCAACAAATTCTTGAAAAATATAAGACGGATAAAGAAAAGGATGTTAAGGATTGTGGAGACGAGAACGATGAAACAAATGATAAGTAAATATAGACCGATATTAATATTTATAGTATTTGCGCTTGTATGGTACAACTTTTCCATGACATCAATCATGGCGGTTGATGCCCAACAAACACCGATTCCTTTTTCTGTAGATTTAAATTTATCTGCAGCAGAAGAGCCGAGTGATGTTGTAAGTAGTTTGCAGATACTTTTTATTTTGACAATTATTGCATTGGCGCCATCAATCTTAATTATGATGACGTCATTTACACGTATTATCGTTGTTTTACATTTTATACGTAGTGCGTTGGGAACCCAGCAGACGCCGCCTAACCAGATTTTAATTGGATTGGCATTATTTATAACATTTTTTATCATGTCTCCAGTGATGACAGAAATTAATGAGAATGCGCTTGTGCCTTATTCGGCAGGAGAGATAAGTCAACAGGAGGCAATAGAACGTGGAATAGATCCGTTGCGTGAATTTATGATGGGGCAAGTCAATGATAAAGACTTGAATTTATTTTTGAGTATTGCTGAAGTCGATGCGATTGAATCCTATGAAGACATACCTACAGAAGTTTTGATTCCAGCATTTATTATCAGCGAGTTACGTACAGCGTTTATCATTGGGTTTATGATTTATATTCCATTTATTATTGTGGATATGGTTGTAGCATCAACCCTAATGTCAATGGGGATGATGATGTTGCCGCCGGTTATGATTTCTTTACCTTTTAAACTATTGCTGTTTGTTGCAGCGGATGGATGGACATTAATAATCAAGCAACTTGTTGAATCGTTCTATTGAGAAAGGGGTTTATTATGTCAGCCGAGATGATTACTGATTTTGCGAGAGAAGCAGTATTTACTACGATATTGTCAGCATTGCCACTATTATTAACAGCTTTGACAGTGGGACTGCTGGTGAGTGTATTCCAAACAATAACATCCATTCAAGAACAGACACTAGCATTTGTACCCAAAATACTGGCTGTTTTTTTAGGGTTGCTTATTTTTGGACCACATATAGGAAGACAAATATTGGAGTTTTTCACCAATACAATGTTGAGCATTAACCAATTTATTCGATAAGCGGTGTGAACATGGAATTATTATTTGCGAATCCATATACATATTTAGATACACTTTTACTTGTGTTTACTCGGACAATAAGTATCATGATTATGATGCCATTTTTAAGCAACCGAAGTATTCCGGCTATTGCAAAAATTGCGCTTGGTTTTTTTTGCTCCGTGATATTAATAAACATCGTTCCACCATTAAGTGTTGATGGAACTTTTACGCTTGTAGATTATGCAGTTTTGATCATCAAGGAATCAGCTACAGGGTGGATGCTTGGATTTGGAGCATATATTGTATTTGCGATATTGACCT
This sequence is a window from Vallitaleaceae bacterium 9-2. Protein-coding genes within it:
- a CDS encoding response regulator; translated protein: MAGKNILIVDDAAFMRMMIKDILGKNGYNVVGEAENGVKAVEKFSELSPDLVIMDITMPEMDGIEAVKAIRGIKSNADIIMCSAMGQQAMVIESIQAGAKDFIVKPFQAERVIEAVSKVIG
- a CDS encoding flagellar biosynthetic protein FliO, coding for MTNVGLLVLGERDSLEMLFLLILFLIIIIAAYYVTYVIARVQKGTRTNKNLEIIEVISLGQSKYLELIRIGTQYVVVSVTKQHIETVLTLTKEELVLLDDNQKQKILPFQQILEKYKTDKEKDVKDCGDENDETNDK
- the fliP gene encoding flagellar type III secretion system pore protein FliP (The bacterial flagellar biogenesis protein FliP forms a type III secretion system (T3SS)-type pore required for flagellar assembly.); the encoded protein is MKQMISKYRPILIFIVFALVWYNFSMTSIMAVDAQQTPIPFSVDLNLSAAEEPSDVVSSLQILFILTIIALAPSILIMMTSFTRIIVVLHFIRSALGTQQTPPNQILIGLALFITFFIMSPVMTEINENALVPYSAGEISQQEAIERGIDPLREFMMGQVNDKDLNLFLSIAEVDAIESYEDIPTEVLIPAFIISELRTAFIIGFMIYIPFIIVDMVVASTLMSMGMMMLPPVMISLPFKLLLFVAADGWTLIIKQLVESFY
- the fliQ gene encoding flagellar biosynthesis protein FliQ: MSAEMITDFAREAVFTTILSALPLLLTALTVGLLVSVFQTITSIQEQTLAFVPKILAVFLGLLIFGPHIGRQILEFFTNTMLSINQFIR